The Malus domestica chromosome 06, GDT2T_hap1 genome has a segment encoding these proteins:
- the LOC139196929 gene encoding cell division cycle protein 48 homolog yields the protein MAPPSPSAPDQSQPSSSSDPKSNKKDFSTAILERKKSPNRLVVDEAVNDDNSVISLHPSAMEKLQFFRGDTVLIKGKKRRDTVCIVMADNECEEPKIRMNKVVRANLRVRLGDIVSVHPCPDVKYGKKVHILPIDDTIEGVTGSLFDAYLKREYSSSSSIRNIFGPKFILITFPLADY from the exons TCGTCCTCGGACCC GAAAAGTAACAAGAAAGATTTTTCGACCGCCATTTTGGAACGAAAGAAGTCTCCTAATCGCCTTGTTGTCGATGAAGCTGTCAATGATGATAATTCTGTGATTTCCTTGCACCCTTCTGCAATGGAAAAGCTTCAGTTTTTCCGTGGAGACACTGTTTTAATTAAG GggaagaaaaggagagacacaGTTTGCATTGTTATGGCTGATAACGAATGCGAGGAGCCGAAAATCAGAATGAACAAAGTTGTGAGAGCTAATCTTAGGGTTCGCCTCGGGGATATTGTGTCTGTTCATCCCTGCCCTGATGTCAAGTATGGAAAGAAGGTTCACATCCTTCCAATCGATGATACAATTGAAGGCGTGACAGGAAGCTTATTCGATGCATATTTGAAGCGTGAGTATTCATCTTCCTCTTCAATACGTAATATTTTTGGACCAAAATTTATACTAATTACTTTTCCTCTGGCAGACTATTAA
- the LOC139196928 gene encoding cell division cycle protein 48 homolog yields HGRLDQLIYIPLPDEASRLQIFKACLRKSPISKDIDLAALARYTRGFSGADITEICQRACKYAIREDIEKDIERERRKNDNSEAMEEDETDEVPEIKPAHFEESMKHARRSVSDADIKKYQVFAQTLQQSRGFGSEFRFPETQNNGGEAAPTPFSSATVAGEEDDLYD; encoded by the exons catgGACGTCTTGACCAACTGATCTACATCCCGCTCCCAGATGAGGCTTCGCGCCTTCAGATTTTTAAAGCATGTCTGCGCAAGTCACCCATCTCTAAGGATATTGACCTAGCAGCTCTTGCCCGTTATACGCGCGGTTTTAGTGGTGCAGATATCACCGAGATATGTCAACGTGCCTGCAAATATGCCATCAGAGAAGACATTGAGAAG GATATTGagagggaaagaagaaagaatgataACTCCGAAGCCATGGAGGAAGATGAAACTGATGAGGTACCCGAGATCAAGCCAGCGCACTTTGAGGAATCAATGAAACATGCCCGAAGAAGTGTGAGTGATGCAGACATCAAGAAGTACCAGGTATTTGCTCAGACTTTGCAGCAATCTCGTGGGTTTGGATCCGAATTTCGATTTCCAGAGACACAGAACAATGGAGGAGAAGCAGCTCCAACCCCATTTTCTTCAGCCACAGTTGCTGGAGAGGAAGATGATCTCTACGATTGA
- the LOC139197116 gene encoding cell division control protein 48 homolog D-like, with protein sequence MFEKFGMSPSKGVLFYGPPGCGKTLLAKAIANECQANFISIKGPELLTMWFGESEANVREIFDKARQSAPCVLFFDELDSIATQRGNSVGDAGGAGDRVLNQLLTEMDGMNAKKTVFVIGATNRPDIIDPALLRPGLLVYGPAHDQCSRLF encoded by the exons ATGTTTGAGAAATTTGGGATGTCACCTTCTAAAGGCGTTCTCTTTTATGGACCACCTGGCTGTGGGAAAACCCTTCTCGCCAAGGCAATTGCCAATGAATGTCAGGCCAACTTCATCAGTATCAAAGGACCCGAGCTGCTAACAATGTGGTTCGGAGAAAGTGAGGCAAATGTGCGCGAGATATTTGACAAGGCTCGCCAATCTGCTCCTTGTGTTCTTTTCTTTGATGAGCTAGACTCAATTGCAACTCAG CGTGGCAATTCTGTGGGGGATGCTGGTGGTGCTGGAGACAGAGTCTTGAACCAACTTCTAACCGAAATGGATGGAATGAATGCAAAGAAAACCGTCTTTGTCATTGGGGCGACAAACAGGCCAGACATTATTGACCCGGCATTGCTCAGGCCTGgactgttggtatatggtccagcccatgatcaatgttctagattattctag